TCAGACTCCAAGTCTCAGCTCCGTAGATGAAAATGAAGAAGACTAGAGCGTAAACCAAGACTTATGGAGATAATCCTTGTAGGTAGGACTCTTTTGGCCATTCCTATGCgtattctgtttttttttttttcagtagaacCGATATTGTCGATGTTTGCGCCGAAGTATATGAACTTATGAAGTCATCTACTGTTACTGGCCTAAGAGCATCTGTGTGTTGTATCTACCTAAAAATGTtctattagggtaccccctacatgtaaagtgggggttgatttttttttcattccaaccccaacgtgtgatatattgttggataggtatttaaaaaggaataagggtttactaagatcgttttttgataatattaatattttcggaaataatcgctcctaaaagaaaaaaaagtgcgtcccccccctctaacttttgaaccatatgtttaaaaaatatgaaaaaaatcacaaaagtagaactttataaagactttctaggaaaattgttttgaacttgataggttcagtagtttttgagaaaaatacggaaaactacggaaccctacactgagcgtggcccgacacgctcttagccGTTTTTTCAACGGAGTTTCAATTCAATGAAAGCTACCAAATGCTTGATGACAAAATGATGCAGTCAAAGGCTTTGCTATAGTCGATGAAGCAGAGGATCATCGAAGTACTGAATTCATAAGCCATCTCTATCAATGGATGTATATTTAGGATCTGCAATTCTGCACCTTTGCCCTTGACGAAACTTGCCTGTTTTTGCGGGATCTGCCAGTCCAGGATGTGACATAATCTGCTGTGTAACACAGCacgtttttggtgggatataagTTCCTGTAGTTGTCTTTTACGCAATTACAAATACGTGATACTTATATGAATAATCTGTGATGATTTCTAGTGTCTTAGTTGATTTTATCGAAGATGAGTGCTAATTGTGAGATTTACcatctaaaatgtatttattttttttgtaacaaagTCCTAAAACCTGCTTtttcaagatttcattaatcatATTTGTCTTTTGAAAGTGGTAGTTTAATGAACACTACTAAAAAAGCTACTTAATTATCGATTTTGAcggaaaatattgatttttcatgaaataaaatcaaaaccgGGAAAttaccggtttaccggtttttGCGACGCTATGTCGGTAAATTACCGGTTTTGAAAAACGACCGGTAATTGCATTCCCTACGAGTAAGTGATTTATTGGTACTAAGTAACTAGacgatataatataactaatacttatacttacctatacatacaataaatagtgtaaaagctcggccacacatgcgcgttttgatagcgtaggcggagcggtagcgaagcgtcagcggagcgcaacgatagcggtgcgccggacgaacgctggcgttgcgcccagcggacgccggcgggaactaacgagcgcggattgcgagcggaatgcgcgcggattccgctcgcaatccgctccgctaacgctacgctttcaaaacgctttatgtgtggcggaggcttaagtaCTTACTACAACAACTTTATAAACATAACGAAGTTTAATAACCGAGGGTCTAACCGGAATGCAAGCACAAGGCCACCAGCTTTTTCATAGTACCTAAGTATTTCCACGTGCTtttaacttataatataaatatatttacaatttGTATTAACAATATAATCTTCTTGCAGCTACTTCGGCCGGAGGTTAAGTCTGGCTATCCAAAGGGGTAActctgccagccttctgggcaccataACACACAGTGACGATTTGGggagcatttttagggttccgtaccaaaaaggtacaacaagaacccttatggtgcgactctgtccgtctgtctgtccgtctgtcacattcctaaatatctcgagaactactaatgctatcaaatTGAAATtaggaatagttgtgaacattgtaaacctctacaaatagaaagtataatttttttaaatatattaattttaattgtagaaaatggccaaaatgaaaggggggcaaactgtaaatttcaagttactaggtcaagtggggtatcgttggaaagagctcaaattgaacgtaaataagctattttttatattttttttgttgtggaaaaaaaaagaattttgaaggaaaatgtaaaaaaaaataccgttcccccccccttatctccgaagtttaccaacgaaaaattatgaaaattttagcaaacattggttttatgctatatattacaggaaaaatataatcgtgtttgtattttgaatacttttattttaattcacaaaaaacttttcagatttttactttcaatttacccacccttgcggatgtagatctacttcaaattaatacgagatgttacgtaaaccatcttctgtccaataaagtaaaaactgtttaaatcggttaacattataaagaattatccctaaaaaaccaggtcgcgcaaattagttagcaaattgaccgagAGATGtggctatacactataatactcattagtgcctataaatatgaaaatatgagattatttttactaggtattttgaaagaaagtttgtacggaaccctcggtgggcgagtccgactcgcacttggccggtttttttacttataagttaattttaatttaggaAATAGATTACTTTTTTATCCATATTCCTTACGCGTACTACgtcttgtattttattattttatgttatgtgatataaataatgtttttagttatttatttaaataaatgttttaattaattatgtgtTTTCACGTTCAGTCAGGACTACGACCCGGATAAAACCATTTTAAAACCTGAGCCGAATCTATGAGATGTCCGGATTTTATGTAATTacaaataaagtacctatcatCAAATATAAGTACAGTCATAATTACATacctatgtataattataatatcatCAAATATGATACATCGCATATTTCCCAATGGGATAGGCCgagatcattgttattttttgctACGATCGCGATCCTGACATTCCAGACAAATCCCATAGGCTTcgaagaaattaaaaagtgtatTGATATCTCAAATCCCATTCGACCAGCACAACCTAGGATACCTAAAGCCGAATACCACATTCGTGGCCCAAACCAATTTTTGCTGaattatttcaattaattaaattCTAGCCAAATTATAAACCTACTGCCGAACTTGTTTCCTTGGTTCTTGCCCAAAAGCcataaaatcataataaaaCTTACTCAGAAAAGATCGCAATTTACGCGCAACGAACAACAGTCGCACGCGCAGCCCACAGCACTCTCAACAATGTAGTGTCTCTGTGACTCTCATTGGAGGGAAACCTGTGGAAAGCAGACCTGCCGGCCTCGCCGGAGTAACAACCGTTCACGCTATGTGACGATCGGAACGCTACATACACttactgtttttattaaataaataaataaataaatattataggacattcttacacagattgactgaggcccacggtaagctcaagaaggcttgtgttgtgggtactcagacaacgatatatataaaatatataaatacttatatacatagaaaacatccatgactcaggaacaaatatctgtgctcatcacacaaataaatgcccttaccgggattcgaacccgggaccgcggcgtagcaggcagggtcactaccgactgcgccagaccggtcgtcaaaattaagccactacagaagagccaTAGGCAGAGATAGCTAatgcttacgaagcgtaagcgactgTGACATTGGCTAAGGtaccctgtgtgcgtagccgcatgcacaaacgctcacgaaacgctctcgataatatctctttcgtaggtatctatctctatcgctcttgagtattggcgcgacagagcctgactacatttctgcggcgtttcggtggcgtttcgcgtcgcagatatgccattcggctacggcacctgctcAGCAAACCTTGACTACTACCTCAATTATCTAAACTGGCCCTTATAAAACAAGTAATTAAGAACACAATAGGTACTGTGGCAGTCTTGATTGTAATTAGATATTGTGTCTAACGAGCGAagtataaaatgtcagtgtttGTCGTCCTAAGAACAATAAGGCACACTTAATATTATAGTTTTTTTCTCCTCAATATAGTTCGCGTGCTCATAGCCTACCTGATGCAAAATAATCATCTAAGTAACCTTCAATACTTCGTAAAATAAAAGatgcaaaaagaaaattacCGGGTCGATTCCGGCAAGGCTAATAAAAAATTCAGTCGCAATTAAATTACTACTGTTGACAAAAAGGTGCATTTTAAAATTCGCTATGGTTatactttgattaaaaaatcAAGTTGGCTTCAGAATGAAGTCGAGACAGTGTTTAGTCGTTTTTGTGAGCCGGCCAATATAATTAGGTCTACAAGTTCAAACAGTAGCTACGGGTATAGAGTTCAAATCCTTCAAAACGTAAATTTACAGAGCAATGTACCTACAATCTACAATCTACATTATTCAACAATCAACCCTAGTTTACCTAAAAAGAGTCTTAACTTGTCTTAGTATTGTAAACAGCTCGCGTCCAACAAGCGATGGCGCACTTTCAATTGTTTTACATCCTGATACTCTCTTGTTTTTCAAAAGCACACGCTTTGGAGAATTTAAGTGACCATGTTGAATTCCTGAAAGAATTTTTGCTACGAGACGGGAGAGCATCGACTGTTGTCTCGCACATGCAACTGAGTAAAAGTACTTTatcttaatattttatttattatcttagtTTTTCCGTTAATCTACACACGATCGGATGGCCCTACTAagctgtaatagttatttgttataaatacaagggggcaaagttgtattttaacgccgagttttttttttttttttatacaacgtcggtggcaaacaagtatacggtccgcctgatgtaaagcggtcaccgtaacctatggacgcctgcaactcaaacagtgtcacatgcgcgttgcgagtgtggaattgataacgagcaagtgaaaggattctacagttgaaccacgagcgaagcgagtggttcgagaatagaatcctgaacttgcgagttttttaacacacgagaagtaatagtacattactacagaggccgggacaatacctcagacctatccggcctcgcttcgctcggccgtctatatgtcttcggccggcaaccccatttcccgccgaggtatgtatagtgcttttctcaaacatggtatgaaataaataaagtctactgaaaatagtaactttggatggctgtatctccttaacggtgcgtcgtagcgcaaaaataatcgaattttcgttcccctttgaagccccgtatacgcttataaaaaaacaaaaagtaaaaaaaaaacgaaaaaaatttttttttgtatgaaaacgcatccaaaatcaaatattgtctagggcccgtaccagttgcagtcggcacgtctataaagccccttatagtttttttttaattggctaaatacctggatgttatgtcacaattatctgtgtttggaaattaaaaaagaagactttgccggccttggcctgtaaggtttgtatgaaattccattatctaccaatcgtcctagccgcacctgcaacgtcatacttcgctgccaattatattctgtcaaacaagtctgtcagtaaataagaactaagaaaactataggtatccttttctctagcaccctaaagaaaaggatgcatatagttttctttgttcttatttactgacagacttggttgacagagtatataaggcacataacatcaatatttcataccatgtttgagaaaagtacattacatttgcacccgagtgtaacacaaaacttttcccctcactatagcgaggaaactacaacgcaaaaaaatgcgtttatcactgcttccagtagttccacagatggtaaatcatctttattactagattcatctacttttatcaattttaaagcaattaattttactttattcaaggtcaaattactttacccactagtggataaaatgcgtttttacccgctggtattaaaggacaaaacacgtgtttccgagctagtgaggggaaaacctATTTTTTTGAGTTCAAACTGTAGTTTTTCTCGTCCGCCAAGTGAACGTTAGCGAATAAGGCAAGATTTAGCAAAGAACAGGTAGGTACAGGTCACGTACAGGTACTTACCCGAACTGCTTTCCTTCGTGTATTTCAGAAGACCATATGCATATGTGCAAGATGCTAGCCACTGATCACAAGCTATTTAAAATAGCCCCAAATACGCAAAACATACCTTATAAAGAAACGGATGATGTCGTTCACTTAGTAGACTTGCACAGTGAATCTGCGCGGGACCTGTTGTACAAggtagtttagtttttaatactaatttttataaacgataggaggcaaacgagcagacaggtcgcctgatggtaatcgATGACTGGCACCCATTGACACCCGAAACAGCAGAAGGGTTGGCCTTTACGATAgttgtacgctcttttcttgaagatttgaaggtcgcatgggtccggaaataccgcactGCAGGCGACACTTCATTACACAGTTTAGCTATGCGAGGTACTCTAAAACTAGAAATACGCCAATAGAATTGACTGAACGAAATGTACCTATGGCTCCATCATACCTCACTCTGTCAATCCCTagaattatttcaaatttttgtttaatttttacgCCCGGAATGCTCTTTAAGCGAAATGTTAATCATCAACCATGGGGCGAGCTCTAACGCCATCATCTATGAAAACCTTTGATCATTGCTAACTTCATTAACGACACTGTTTCATTAGGCTATAGGTAACCTAAATTCTAATCAAGCCCAATTTCCGTCTATCAAGGCAATCAAGGATGACTCGATCAACAGTCCCAGTCGATGGCTGCTGTTCGCCAATGATATCGATAATCATTGTAACATATCAAATAATGACCGCTATAATGATGTAAACTCCATAGCGAATAATGATCACATTGATCATAGACGAGGCATTGAAAATCAGTTCGCTGATCTGTATATTGATATAAACACGGAGGTCTATGTTACATTTCGACGCAGGATCtgtgtacttttatattcaGGTAAGGGTAAAGTAATGTAATTTCTATCAATCATATATAAATTCTATAAGTAGTAATTATTAGTTATAGTAACAGCTCGAAAAAAGCCGATTTGAATGGTAGTCAAGTACCCTATTTGATACTGGTACCTTTTACTAGAGAATGTCACAAATACTTGATAAACTATCTAGAATCACGAGAGCAAACGAAATTAggtatacgtttttttttattaacgatAACAacgataaaatatttatttacaaaaatacagttacaaatattacataaGTAAGTACATACTATGAAATCTTCTTActtacaactacatatttgtcATATACCTGCCCTATTTATATAATCCCTGCAGTGTATAAAATAAAGGCCCACCTCCCTTTAATATGGGAGGACTTCGGAGTATGGACGCCGTCCGGTTTCGACCGACCGCGGCCGGCGCCGGCGGCAGTTCGGCGGCACGACCTGCAGGGAGCTGATGTGGTCGTGCCAACCGTCCTACTGCACAACGAGACGTTGGAAGACTTGCCTGACTATCTGTAAGTATAGACAGTTAGACACTGTAGGAACCACCGCAGCAAGACACGGAGTCTTTATTAACTGACCTGTGTGGCGGTGGTGTGGTCTTGTCGATATTTTTTCTTCACAACCAGACGCTAGAGGACTTGCCGGACTATTTGTAAGCATAGACCAATGGTACATTTGACACTGCAGCATATTGCAGCAGGCCACAGAGCCTGAGTCTGACTAGCCTGACCGGCGCTGACTGTAGTGCTGCGGCGCGGGTGCGGTCATGCCAACAGTCTTACTGCACAGCCAGAAGATTTGCCTGACTATCTGTAAGCGTAGACACTCAATAATGCAGCAAAGCGCAATGTCTTTAGGGACTGCATCATCTGCAATGTCTGAGGAAGCCAAGAGGAAGCCCTCATGTCCCTATATAAACTAACTGTTGATTTGTTGAACCCACGTTGAACCACGCCACGTATAACTATTCCATTCCACTCTTTATCTATTTATGGCTGTTTAGCACAACTTGAGCTCtcgcgcgcgagttcatacttCAAGTTGCGCTAGGTAGATGCGATAGATAACGCAAGCAATGCTAGCCCGCATGATTTCTACTTGGAAGAAAAGAAACGAAGAAATGCACCATTGCTCGTAACATTCTTTCAGGCACCGCGAACGGGACACCATGACAAAGTTGGCGTACTACATGTGCTCGCACCTCGTCGAGTGGGTGAACGGGACCAAAGTGCTGAATCGGACCACATCGTGGGGTTATCTACAGCCGGACGGCCGATGGGACGGTATCGTCCGAGAAATGCAGGATGGACGGGCGGATATAGCCGGTTAcgaaaatgttttttattttaaaatcatttttaatTAGCAGATAATTACGTCTACGAACGATGATGTTCGAAAAGTTTgatgagttcaagtctcatccAAGAGTTTGATAAGTTCAAGACGCACCCTCTTGGATGAGTATGTTGCACTTAAGAGTTGAGGTTCAACTTGTATAGTTTGGTGAGTTCAAATCTCACACTACGCAAAAATAATccatttataatttgtatgtctttcccatcacggaacaatggtgttccggacctttgggaggcgtgcgcggggccgaagccaacgcgtagaggccctttcgacactttaatgaaatgtaaggggtacaccgagcggatgttgcccttgcccgtatcatgggacacacgcagagtcaacacccgccagggtgtaaggactatttgagagttaatggaatctaaaatgaactggtctattttgatgaaagtgatggactaaatactgggctatggataaaaaaccggacgcctgcctaataaaacggtatccaattttatttccggcagacggtgactcgtccccacaagatgggcccccacaaaaagcgacatctaagatggctcaagggcaacaccggtgtgagaactcaagggtgtcgagaggtgtacaccgctttctgcccagtagctgttaagccactgtaccaactcgcgtcttatgcaaattttcacttccacccctggagcatgAAACCCTaacgaccccactctggacggccagccaaggcaagccagaggtagagagtcctgtcccacccacccgccttacgggtaacagaactccccaggagcactcgggtacgtggggtcgctgttccccaacagctcgcaacaagctgccctgcgttgactgattgcactggtaaaaccaatgggcgatggggtcgtcacatccctacgccaatATTGTTAttagatatgtttttattttgttgaaaTGAatcccatagatttagaattattaaactagattgtttagttaggtcaaaaagtgtgtccacatgagaggtaattgtttgggctggtgtccctctcgcacttattgacaatgtcaacattagtcagtgacgtcatcactgtcatacattggggataccagtcaattttcaaagttattaccaaatctactaatacccatttgaacatattttttaattatacatatctttgatttactggcatcaaaataattacattataattatttccaaattttttgaaatatatcgaaaccctagattgaatataacattaaaataaaataagaagttataaagtcaggtaatatacagataaaaatactactaatatgggaacctcattaacactggcaacacgtgcgagagggacaccagcccaaacagtgccctctcatgtggaccgttttcgctagtctgatacgatcgactttctgtttcagtaataaggttaaatttcgtatggcaaaaaatgtgattgagctatCCCGTGTAAAGATCTTTGATTAATCCATagaagaataatcttaatttccCGCAGGATCCTGCATGATAGCACAGAAGGAACGAGTAAAACACGTGAACTACGTCCTGGCTCCGTCGAAGATCGAAGCCATGTTTGTGTTCAAGAAGCCGTCACTTGCTTCGGTCACTAACATCTACGTTCTACCTTTTGGCATTGGAGTTTGGATGTCAACCGTAGTTCTGATTGTATTATCAACTGCTACTTTATTCTTGTCTTATTTTGGAGAGGATCGTATGGTAAGATCAACTACTAAAATAATCGTGTACGattaaatgagcaattcttgtatgcACGTAGAAATACATTTACGCAACCTCAGAAACGACTGTAAGGATTTTAAAATAGGGAAGTTTTTGGTCCCAATAATTGGTTTAGCTGTGTCATCTCTGGGTAAACTTTTGAGTTTTGTTAGAAGGTGCGCCCACGAGCGACTTTTcgaagcgacttttttgtcgcgaccatgggctagtatgaaagtgcgctcacgaagcgacgcaacttttcatacaaatataagaataagaataagaaaaatTTATTGCCTTATTATACATACAGTTACAACAAAATACAtgcaattattaaaaactatTACATGAGTTATGCCCATTATGATAGTGAGTAAAgggataatttttttgtactGGGCAAAGGGTTTCGGTCTCAGCGTGTGCCGGGACAATATGCCCGGCGCGGCGCTGCTTTTCAGACCGATCCCAGACTAAGGACGGTCGGAGAAAATTGTAATATGTAAGTCGCCGaccaactttgtcgcccgtgggcgcgcacccttgtgtgtgtgtgtgtgtgtgtggtaaAGTCTACTCTATCTACTAAGTGCCTAAACTCATACTAGCTGCTGATACTAAGCCTACTAAGTACCTAAACTCATACTAGCTGCTGAT
Above is a window of Leguminivora glycinivorella isolate SPB_JAAS2020 chromosome 19, LegGlyc_1.1, whole genome shotgun sequence DNA encoding:
- the LOC125236571 gene encoding glutamate receptor 3-like, translating into MHMCKMLATDHKLFKIAPNTQNIPYKETDDVVHLVDLHSESARDLLYKAIKDDSINSPSRWLLFANDIDNHCNISNNDRYNDVNSIANNDHIDHRRGIENQFADLYIDINTEVYVTFRRRICVLLYSVYKIKAHLPLIWEDFGVWTPSGFDRPRPAPAAVRRHDLQGADVVVPTVLLHNETLEDLPDYLHRERDTMTKLAYYMCSHLVEWVNGTKVLNRTTSWGYLQPDGRWDGIVREMQDGRADIAGSCMIAQKERVKHVNYVLAPSKIEAMFVFKKPSLASVTNIYVLPFGIGVWMSTVVLIVLSTATLFLSYFGEDRMNYESKSWLQKMSDGFFDTLCLVFQQGTAADPLSMASRQILLLGLMAFMFLYTAYSANVVALLQSPTNDINNVETLLTSPVACGSQDVVYAWQMFGHESRPIHRLLADRKINSQGKKGYLSVEDGIRKVREGMFAFHVEQTAGFDQIQKTFLEDEKCNLGFIKYMSTTSPFIGFSQTTPIKEMLRIGANRIMEVGVQSRSARRLVPERPRCGASAAMFNTVRLSDVAPAFRLLLSFYALTLPILGLEIFLRRREIKRINCDSKSVDTTTEEITENVI